From Verrucomicrobiia bacterium:
TACGACCCCATGATCCCCAGCACCGACGCCGCCAGGATCACCACCACGTTGAAGAACACCTTCCCCGACCCCAGCGCCTCCCCGTCCGGCCCCTCATGCCCCGCCAGGAATCCAAAGTAATACACCATGCACGCCCCGATCAGCAGCCAGAGCACCGCCAGAAACTTCCCCTGCGTGAACAGGTACGTCTTGCACGTCTCCCAAATCGTGTTCGACACCCGCGACATGCTCGCATGCACCGGCAACGCCTTCGTCTGCCGGTACTGCAGCAGCCCAAATGCCGCGCCCACCACGCAGATCGCCAGCCCAAGGTACATGAGCGCGTACCCGCTCATGCCCCCCAGGGAATCAAACCGCACCAGGCTCAAATCCGGCAACCGGATGTCCGCCTCGCCGGCCAACGCAGCCCATGGCGTTCCCGCCAGGGCGATGATCAAGAAGGGTATGAGTCGTCTCAGTGAGTGGGGCTTATCCATATTTCGTTCTCCATTAGGCGAACTACGGCTTCATGCTCACCCCGGCCCGCCGCGCTGTCGAGATTTTTGAGGAGAAAATCTCATGCGTGATAGATGCCCAGGAAAGCGGCGCTAATGACATCGACGGCCCCGCCCGCTGTCAAGTCCATAGGCGATCCTCATCCCTCCCATTAAGCCGCACCGCCCCTCTCCAGGATGACCGCCGGGTCCTCGATGAAATCCTCCCCCATGAATGCGCTGTCCCCCTCCCCCATCGGCATGTACTTGCCCGTCGCCTCCGCATGCACCTGCCCGTCCTCCTCCGACACCACCAGCCCCCGCGCGATCAGGATCCGCCCCTTCCGGTCCTCCACCAGCTCCGCCTTCACCACCATCGATACCCCCGGCGCCACCGGCCGCCGGTACCGCACCGTCATCTCGGCACAGTACGCAAACCGCTTCGCCCCCACCCCGCACGCCCAGACCATCACCTCATCCAGCAACGTCGCAATCAGACCCCCGTGGATGGTGTTCCGAAACCCCACGTGCTCGGCCCGGAAGGTGACCGGCGCCTCCACCCATCGCCCGTCCGTCCGCATCGCCAGACGAAAACCCAGCGGGTTCGACACACCGCACACAAAACACGATCGGGTCCTGGGAATCGGCCGCATGCCCCGATCCTGCCAGCCCGCACCCCGCGCGCAACGCCGTGCATCCCGGAGGCGTGGGGAGAGGTGCGAACGTCGCGAAGCGTCGCCTCCGAGGGCCGAGTTCCACGAGGCCGCAACGATGTGGCGCGTTGGGTTGAGGACTCGCGGAGCTCGTCCCTCCGATTCGCTGCCTCCTCACCCACAGCTCCGGGATGCACCCTCCATCCCAGGGCTGGAAACGGATGGGCCTTCACCCTCCGCTCTCAACAGACTACCCTTTCCGCCCGTCGCCGCCCCGCGCCGTGAGCACCGCCCATCCCCCATCCACCGGCAGCCTCGCGATCGACCCGGTCCCATCCGGCGCCGTCACCCTCCGCTTCTCTGGCTCCCTGGACCACTCCACCGTCCCTGTCCTGTCGCGTCAGGCGACCCAGGCCTTCATGGACGCCCGGCCCGCCCGCCTGGTCCTCGATGCCTCCGGCCTGTCCGCCCTCGATGGCGCCGGCATGGCCCTTCTCCTGCGCCTTAGCGGCGAGGCCGTCGCCTCCGGCGCCACCGTCACCTGGGAGGGGCTGGATCCCGGATACCGCCGCCTCCTCGACCGGTTCGACCCCCGAACCTTCCAGGCCGCCCCCGTGCCGCGGGCCGTCTGCCAGTCGCTGCCCGAACAGGTCGGCCGCACGGTGGCCGGTCTCTGTCGTGATCTGCGTCTGCAGATCGAGTTCATTGGCGAACTGTCCGCCGCCCTCGCCCGTGCCGCTCTGAACCCATCCCGCATCCGTTGGCGTGACCTCCTCCTCGCCGCCGAACGTTCGGGCACCGACGCCCTCCCCATCGTCGCCCTCATCGCCGGGCTGGTCGGACTGGTCCTCGCCTTCCAGTCCGCCATGGCCATGCGCCCCTATGGCGCCGAAATCTACGTCGCCAACCTGGTCACCCTCGCCATGCTGCGCGAACTCGGGCCCCTGATGACCGCCATCATCCTCGCCGGTCGCTCCGGGGGCGCCTTCGCCGCCGAAATCGGCACGATGAAGGTCAACGACGAGGTCGCCGCCCTCTCCACCATGGGCCTCAATCCCGTCCCGTTCCTTGCTGTGCCCCGCGTCCTTGGGCTCCTCATCACCATCCCCTTTCTGACCCTCTTCGCCGATGTCATGGGCATCCTCGGCGGAGCGGCCATGTTCCTGACCCTCGACTTCCCCATGACGGCCTAC
This genomic window contains:
- a CDS encoding PaaI family thioesterase; this encodes MRPIPRTRSCFVCGVSNPLGFRLAMRTDGRWVEAPVTFRAEHVGFRNTIHGGLIATLLDEVMVWACGVGAKRFAYCAEMTVRYRRPVAPGVSMVVKAELVEDRKGRILIARGLVVSEEDGQVHAEATGKYMPMGEGDSAFMGEDFIEDPAVILERGGAA
- a CDS encoding ABC transporter permease; this encodes MGLHPPLSTDYPFRPSPPRAVSTAHPPSTGSLAIDPVPSGAVTLRFSGSLDHSTVPVLSRQATQAFMDARPARLVLDASGLSALDGAGMALLLRLSGEAVASGATVTWEGLDPGYRRLLDRFDPRTFQAAPVPRAVCQSLPEQVGRTVAGLCRDLRLQIEFIGELSAALARAALNPSRIRWRDLLLAAERSGTDALPIVALIAGLVGLVLAFQSAMAMRPYGAEIYVANLVTLAMLRELGPLMTAIILAGRSGGAFAAEIGTMKVNDEVAALSTMGLNPVPFLAVPRVLGLLITIPFLTLFADVMGILGGAAMFLTLDFPMTAYFNQAIAAAEPRHLLSGLVKSLAFGLTVAGVGCLRGLQASRGPSAVGTSTTSAVVTAILLIVILDAILGTLFYFLGF